From Coffea arabica cultivar ET-39 chromosome 2e, Coffea Arabica ET-39 HiFi, whole genome shotgun sequence, the proteins below share one genomic window:
- the LOC113729143 gene encoding uncharacterized protein yields the protein MAGLQPPGGGLGRSFAAVLQQQPTPSPCKVKPAAQFKGEPAVMFSEEDIAKLAAPFQFAVVGKFSHGRPNLDAIRKSFTTIGFTSSFTVGLLNQRHILIRFCLEEDYLRCWTKGWWSIADFPMRTFKWTPEFKVTSESTHAPVWVALEHLPIHFFDKVSLFSIVAAIGSPLQVDAATANLVRPSVARICIDLDISRDLPSRIWIGTGSNGRQGHCNTDCRQSRRGNRGRPVGGGDARAMEAQALEGRSAAAAQPREAVLQPAPLPGLLLSADAAPVGAAMPALLIQEGVVTENPSDMGQSRRGNRGRPVEGGDARAMEARALEGRSAAATQSREAPAPLPGLLLTADAASVGAAMPALHIQEGVVVTENPSALGKICDDAQLHLGEQEKVPSQGSLSDGEDQPGRIAPDKAALVASFQQFSLALGSRLPTQVAVCDESGFTMVLPQKSRKRRVYNAIPRQILTRQASKAIEELPFSGSTYTWSGVRAGARIWKRLDRVLVNQHWLDFLPNTSVQHLNRATSDHSPLLVSLRPAAPSFPKSFKFQSFWVSSPGLLPLVQSNWDLATQGYGMYRLAFKLKRLKTCLRQWSREHFGDIFQAVRQHEVEVQQKEVIYEANQTEETRAELHRAQGRLLHSLRIQEDYWRQKARLRWVTDGDSNTRYFHAFVREKRSKLAIHRIQDADGTWLEGDDRVGEEAVRFFQQLLTAEEIRDVEDLLAHIPELVSAAQNGELMREVTMEEVKGVVFDLDKDSTPGVDGYTGVFFRHFWDTVALDVLAATRDFLAGTPIPKGIASTLIVLIPKRPNPTTFADFRPISLCTFVNKVFTKVLANRLRAFLPGFISPEQSAFCPGRDIAENVLLAQEMIASINKKTLGHNYIFKLDMMKAFDRVSWEFLHRLLQKFGFGYRFILLILNNLS from the exons ATGGCTGGCCTCCAGCCGCCAGGAGGGGGGCTTGGCCGTTCCTTTGCTGCCGTGCTTCAGCAACAGCCGACGCCATCCCCTTGCAAGGTTAAGCCCGCTGCCCAGTTCAAAGGTGAACCGGCTGTCATGTTCTCGGAGGAAGACATTGCAAAGTTGGCGGCTCCCTTCCAGTTTGCTGTCGTGGGGAAGTTCTCCCATGGACGGCCGAACCTAGACGCAATTCGAAAATCTTTCACAACTATCGGTTTCACATCCAGTTTCACCGTAGGCCTTCTAAACCAGCGACATATCCTGATCCGTTTCTGTTTGGAGGAGGATTACTTGCGCTGTTGGACGAAGGGGTGGTGGAGTATTGCTGACTTCCCCATGCGTACCTTCAAGTGGACACCAGAATTTAAGGTTACCAGCGAATCCACTCATGCGCCTGTCTGGGTTGCTCTGGAACATCTGCCCATCCATTTCTTTGACAAAGTATCGCTGTTTTCAATTGTTGCTGCCATTGGCAGTCCTTTGCAAGTTGATGCCGCGACTGCTAATTTGGTTCGTCCCAGTGTTGCACGTATCTGCATCGATCTGGACATCTCCCGGGACTTGCCGAGTCGCATCTGGATTGGGACGGGCAGCAATGG CCGCCAGGGTCACTGCAATACAGACTGTCGACAGAGCAGGCGTGGGAATAGGGGCAGGCCAGTCGGTGGAGGGGATGCCAGGGCTATGGAGGCACAGGCTCTGGAGGGGAGGAGCGCCGCTGCTGCCCAGCCCAGGGAGGCAGTTTTGCAACCAGCGCCCTTGCCTGGCCTCTTGCTGTCCGCAGATGCTGCGCCTGTTGGGGCTGCCATGCCTGCCTTGCTTATCCAGGAGGGGGTCGTCACGGAGAACCCTTCAGACATGGGACAGAGCAGGCGTGGGAATAGGGGCAGACCAGTCGAAGGAGGGGATGCCAGGGCTATGGAGGCACGGGCTCTGGAGGGGAGGAGCGCCGCTGCTACCCAGTCCAGGGAGGCACCAGCACCCTTGCCTGGTCTCTTGCTAACCGCAGATGCTGCGTCTGTTGGGGCTGCCATGCCTGCCTTGCATATCCAGGAGGGGGTCGTTGTCACGGAGAACCCTTCAGCCTTGGGGAAAATTTGCGATGATGCACAGCTCCATTTAGGCGAGCAAGAAAAGGTTCCCTCCCAAGGCTCTCTCTCGGATGGAGAGGATCAGCCGGGAAGGATCGCACCAGACAAGGCTGCGCTGGTAGCCTCCTTCCAGCAGTTCAGTTTGGCTTTGGGGTCGCGATTACCCACGCAAGTTGCAGTTTGCGACGAGTCTGGCTTCACCATGGTGCTCCCGCAGAAGTCAAGGAAACGAAGGGTGTACAATGCTATTCCCCGGCAGATTCTTACGCGACAAGCTTCTAAAGCCATCGAG GAGCTCCCCTTCTCTGGAAGCACTTACACATGGTCAGGTGTTAGAGCCGGTGCTAGGATCTGGAAGCGGCTGGATAGGGTGCTTGTCAATCAGCACTGGCTCGATTTCTTGCCGAATACCTCTGTCCAACATCTCAATCGTGCCACCTCTGATCACTCGCCCTTGTTAGTGAGTCTGCGGCCTGCCGCGCCTAGCTTTCCGAAGTCGTTCAAATTCCAGTCGTTTTGGGTGTCAAGCCCTGGGCTCTTGCCGCTGGTGCAAAGCAATTGGGATTTAGCCACGCAGGGGTATGGTATGTACCGCTTGGCTTTCAAGCTAAAGCGGTTGAAAACCTGCTTAAGGCAATGGAGTAGAGAGCATTTCGGGGACATATTCCAAGCTGTCCGGCAGCACGAGGTTGAGGTTCAGCAAAAGGAGGTTATATACGAAGCTAACCAAACAGAAGAGACGAGGGCTGAACTTCACCGCGCACAAGGCCGTCTGCTACACAGCTTACGTATTCAAGAGGACTACTGGCGACAGAAGGCGCGCCTACGCTGGGTGACTGACGGGGATTCAAACACACGATACTTCCATGCTTTTGTTAGGGAAAAGCGGTCGAAACTTGCCATACACCGCATTCAAGATGCGGATGGGACATGGCTTGAAGGTGACGACAGAGTTGGAGAGGAGGCAGTTAGGTTCTTCCAACAGCTTCTCACAGCGGAGGAGATCAGGGATGTTGAGGATCTATTGGCCCATATACCGGAGCTTGTGTCGGCGGCTCAGAATGGGGAATTAATGAGAGAAGTCACGATGGAAGAGGTAAAAGGGGTCGTGTTTGACCTGGATAAGGATAGCACCCCGGGTGTGGATGGCTACACAGGCGTTTTTTTCCGCCATTTCTGGGACACTGTGGCGCTTGATGTTTTGGCTGCGACGAGAGACTTTCTGGCTGGGACCCCGATCCCAAAGGGTATTGCTAGTACCCTCATTGTGCTGATCCCGAAGAGGCCAAATCCAACTACGTTTGCAGATTTTCGTCCCATTAGCCTATGCACTTTCGTTAACAAGGTTTTTACGAAAGTGCTTGCTAATAGATTGCGGGCTTTTCTCCCAGGCTTTATTTCTCCCgagcaatctgccttttgtccAGGCCGCGATATCGCTGAAAATGTCCTCTTGGCCCAGGAAATGATTGCATCCATCAACAAGAAAACTCTGGGACACAATTACATTTTCAAATTGGACATGATGAAAGCCTTTGATAGAGTATCCTGGGAGTTTTTGCACCGGCTCCTTCAGAAGTTTGGGTTTGGGTATAGGTTCATCCTGCTCATTTTGAACAACCTCTCTTAG